The genomic interval AGACGACATAAAAATACATGACGCAGAAAAACGGATGAAAGAAGTCCTTGTgctgtaaatttaaaaaaaaaaaaaaaaaaaggcgagAAAACTTTACAGTAATTTATACATCCCGGATTTAAATGAGCTCCAGTGGGAAGTCTGCTGGGCTGAAGTCACTGAGAGCTGCTGTGTGATGCGACTCCATTATTCTGCAGATCCTGTGTGGGAGAAAAAAGCACAGAGCTCCAGACAGAGGGAGTCTGAGAGGGAGGGACTGGAgtcagagagaggtggaggaggaggagaaggagcaggaggaggaggaggaggaggaggaggaggaagaggaggaggaggacgtgggCCCTGCTGCCACCAAAGTGAAGCCAGTGTGTGATTATGTAGGCAAGagccatcttcctctctctaaagcaggcagacacagacacaaatacacacacacaaatacacacagacaaatacacacacacaaatacacacagacaaatacacacacacacacacacacacacacacacacacacacacacacacacacacacacacacacacacacacacacacacacacacacacacacacacacacacacacacacacacacacacacacacacacacacacacacacacacacacacacacacacgcaagttGCAATTTCTTCCCTCCACAAAAAGGCCTGAATCACCCTCTGTCCGCAGGTAAACATCTCATGAGGCCACATCAGACTTAAAGGACCAGTTCTGCATTTCTCTTCTTATTCTTGTCATTCCAGAGACTTGCAGGAGTTGAATCAGTTCACTCTCGTGTCTGTTTGATAAATATGAAGACAGCTGTGACCTTTGTTTTGAATGAGTGGTCATTGCTATTGACATGAATCAAGTCTTGAATCAAGTTCCAGGGAAATCAGTTTACATTGtacatttttctatattttattgttttattgtattagTGATACATATATTGtgatatattgtatttttaccTTCACTCAGGGTTTCAGTATTTCATTTTTCGCTGCTCTAACTTGTTAAATCCCCCCCATTGTGAGACTGATGAAGGAtcttataaaacaaacaatcaaactaaaacatatgTTTACTTCCTTGGTAAAGGtagaaataaatattgtaaaatagcagcacctaataggatgaatattaattgtaactaactaatattattaataagagaacgttattttatctaggcttttgatttgattgattggaattaaattttatttatttgtatttataaaattatgtctttatttacttccatttatttttatattagtattttttttaattattttatttaatcttatttaagttatttaatttctgcctccttttctttaccctgagtgtttgattgtgggttgggggtgttcataaacgtttgtatgtttataaatgtttgaatgtatgtttcttatacgtaaaactcaataaatatattgttaaaggaaaaaaaaaaaaaaaagaaatattgtTCCTTTTTGGTTTCTGATCACATGACATGTGATTTACAAAGTTAATACAGTTTGTCGTGGCAGAGAAAAGCTTTGAATGCTTTGTTTATAATTATCGCATGAAaccattattattaaaatgtttccatTGATATATTTTTTGCTTCGTTCAGGTCATATTGTCTCAATTAATATAATCAGCAGCCAACGGGGgaaatttttttgaaaatcaCATTTGGCACAGACAAAATCTTCCGCTTTGAAAAGAACTACAGGGGATGGTTGTGAAGACATCACTGCTGAgagttacaaaataaacatcaacaCTTATACAGACAATTCGTTGCATTTTATGAAGATCTGTAGAAGTGTATCTGGTTTGTTAGACTGTATTGCTACACAGTTAGCAGACTTAGCACTCAGGCTAACGACCTAAGAAAGATGCATTCACAAGGAGACTCACCAgtgtttttccatttctttctaTTCCTCCGACATTTGAGTGAATGCAGCttttaaatgtctgtgcacaatctgtttctctctcacacgAGCGCCTCTGTGCTTAGAGCAAACTGACGTGAGTTGTCAGAAGTCGGAAACACGAGAAACTTTTTTTCgttcaaatacacaaatgcGACAACAACGCCCCCTGTGGTCACTGCTGATGTTGCTCAGAGACTTTAACCAGTCGAGTTTTTCCAGCCCTTGTGTTGCGTTCATCTCTCAGACTctgctgtagcttcatatttctGCAAATATCAGCGCAGCTACGATCGTCACCAGACAAAGTTAAAGTGGAAGATGGAGAAATGTGATGCATTAGTCAAAGCCACTGATTTCAAAACGCAGCTTTAGTCTGGCTCTCGGTGGGATTTCCAGCTTAAACTCATTCATGCCGTCACTTAAAAGCTTATCCTAATTTCATTAAAACCCTCCACACAAAGCCCATCCCTTTCTATCTTTACAGCCTTTCAATCTAgctcctttctttcctctcttcctcttgggTCTCATTGTTAATTACAGCTGAGGACTCGGAGAGGACTGTTAATCTGTCAGGGGTGGTTTTTATTGCTGCTCTGCTGCCATCCCATTATACCGTTATTATAGTTGCGGGCGCAGGCCTGTAATTGCTGTAAGTAGAAGGGAAAGGTAGGAGAGACTCAGGCTGCCTCCGGGCTTCTGGTCAGGGCTCCTTCATCATCTGTCCTGGCACCGTTTCTAAAATATAACACTGCCTGTGAACAAACGGGATCCTGTTCCAACACGACTGCTGCAACGTCTCAGTGAAAATTTGTGTCTGTGGACCCCCTCTTCCTATTAAAAATTCTCTTTTAAAAAGATCAGACACACAGTGGGGTCCTCGCGTTACAGGAGCCCACCCAGCTGGGCTGATATATGTATGTGGCTGATTTAATGtggctgaaaagaaaaaaaaaaagaaaaaagaaagacttCCTCAAAAACAACTTCTTGCCTgccttccttttcttcctccttaaCGCAGAACCAAATATAGAGCAGCCACTGCCACGTCATCTGGTCCTCAGCACTTTCTGAGACTGAGAGGGCGAGTTGGGGTtcagcaacacacacgcacagacacacacacacagacacacacacacgcacgagtGGGGTTTTACTAAAGCATGTCTGTAATATAACTGAATCCATATTTTCCACAAAAACCATTGAGAGTTCTGGGTGTCATGGAAATAAGGACAGTTTTATTGAAAATGAAAGAGtgaacatttacaaaaataaatacagataaacCCACTTGGGGTTTCTCTCAGGGAAACATTTCCATTCGTTACTTTTCCAATCTTTTCGCTCCACTGGCAGCATCAGCCTCTCACATGTCATAACTACAATGAACCCAACAGTGCTGCGTCTTTTCTCTTGGCACCAACTCAAACCAGAGTCAACGTAAACCCATCTCAGTGACAGCTAGGGGGGAGGTTGTGTAACGGGACATGTTGAGGGGGTGTTTAGGCCTCGTCTTCACTCAGCAGCATGTTGGGGATTCCTCTGGAGATGGGGAACTCTCGTCCTGACTCGGGACACTGCAGACAGCCCTCGATCACCTCcacctgtaacacacacacacacagtcaagaATATGAGGCCACCACTAGCAAAAATACACATATGGCCAAAAGTTGCCATACTTTTGGTTTGGTTCTGGTTTGGTTCTGGTTTGGCCTCGGCCCCTTGGTTCCAGTTAAGGAAGATTCTGTTGCTCCAGCTTGTGAAGATATTTTAGACCAGTGGTTCCGAAACCCTGGGTCGTGTTTAATAATAAGTCTATAAATTAAAATGCTACTTTTTAAAGTTATTATCTTAACTTGGTGCAGTTTCACTCATCCTGACTCTCCTAACAAATAGAATACACAGATTTTCTATTAAAGTAAGTTTTTTAGTAACCACGGTAACAGTGAACCGGTCACACGAGCACCTTTCAGTATCAGCACGACATGTTGTCCCACACAAAGATGTGACATTATGAACTATTCATCATGCAACAGGAATAAGTAACACACCTGGAACACAAATCCACAAAAAAATACTATTTGTAACATTAAATTTGAAGAAGAGATCTTTGTAGAGAAGTACATATGTAAATTAGAATTGACCTGCTTCTTTTATGGTAATGTTCAAGCAATTTTTAAGCAAAACTGTCAAACTGatcttctctgttttctgtcaCAAGACACTCAATCTCTCTGGGTTTGAAAtagttaaatacaaaacaagacatttgatgACATCACTAAAGTTTTTACTTGGGTAGACAAAGGGCTGATTGTTGATGACAGTCTGAACTTTTACCTCTAACAGCGCTCGGTGAACTTTCTTCAGGAACTCTTCATCTTTCTCGTACTCTGAAACCAGCTCAGCCGGCAGGTCTTGCCGATGACCGAGCTAtagagaggaaacaaagcagTGAGAGTTCAAACTGCTGCACCATCACAGATGAATATGAGCCTCACAAGTGGAAGTTACTGGCTGGAATATTTGATTCAAAAATTCAGAATCAATCTCTGTTGCGGGAAAAGGGAACACAGTGATCTGAAACCCAGAATCTCAGGGATGACTAATGGATGTTTGTACTCAGATTTTTGTGTTTTCGTTTTGTCTACCACAGAGCAGGCTGCTTTTTATTAAGGATTCAACATGAAGCCTTTGTGGTCGTGGGCAGACGTCTTGTTAACATTTCTCATATGTCCCACACAGTTAAGCATTGTCCTTTGAAGACTGCCAGTGACTAAAATTCAAAGCATGGACGgcctcacctcctctgcagcctgGACC from Limanda limanda chromosome 10, fLimLim1.1, whole genome shotgun sequence carries:
- the trmt112 gene encoding multifunctional methyltransferase subunit TRM112-like protein; this encodes MKLLTHNMLTSHVKGVTKGYPLLIKATEVKVNEVEFNPQFVSRMIPKLEWSALVQAAEELGHRQDLPAELVSEYEKDEEFLKKVHRALLEVEVIEGCLQCPESGREFPISRGIPNMLLSEDEA